The nucleotide window TAAACGCAAAAGGATTGGCTTGTCCCATACCTGTAGTAAAAACTAAAAAACTTTTGGAAGAATATGATACAGTAGAAACGACAGTAGATAATTTTACTGCAACTCAAAATCTGACAAAATTGGCTGAACAGTTGGATTATAATATTGATGTAAAAACTGTAAGTGAAGAAGAATACGTTGTAACAATATCGGCTAAAGAAGAAAGCAAAAAAGCCGAAAAAACTTCACAAGCAGAAGACGACAGTTATATTGTTGTAATAAATAAACAGATAATGGGGTACGGAAGCGAAGAATTAGGAAAAAAACTGATGAAAGCCTTTTTATATACTTTGACTGAACAGAAAGTTCTGCCTAAAAAAGTTATATTTTATAACGGAGGGGCTTTATTAGTGGATAAAACCCGAAGTCATGTATTGGAAGAGTTGAAAGAGCTTGAAGACAACGGCGTGGAAATAATGTGCTGCGGAGCATGTATAGATTATTATAATGTGGAACTCGCATTGGGAAATCCTTCAAATATGTATTTTATAGTTGAAGAAATGAGAAATGCAAATAAAGTAGTGCGTCCGTAGGTGGAAAATGATAAAAACGAAAGATGAAGGAATAGTAGTATTTCATAATACACACGACGCGATAAAAGCTGATAATATATGTATGTCTAAGCAAATAAAAGCGGGATTGATACCGGTACATCCTTCTATCAGTTTGGGATGCGGTTTTATGTTGAAAACCGAATGGAAAGATTTCAGTAATTTAATAAAAACCTTAGACGATGAAAATATAAATTACAAGGCTCTTTATTATTCCCAAAAAAGGGGTATGAAAAGAGAAGTTGAATTGTTATATGAAGATAAAGAAGATATAACGACAGAAAAATAAAAAATACTGCCTGGAGAAGAGATAAATTATGAGTAATGTAATAATAGGGACTGCGGGACACATAGACCACGGTAAGACAACATTGATTAAGGCATTGAGCGGAATAGAAACGGATACTACGGCAGAAGAAAAAGAAAGGGGAATGTCCATTAATTTGGGATTTGCTTATTTTGATTTGCCGAGTGGAAAAAGATGCGGAGTGGTAGATGTTCCTGGACATGAAAAATTTATAAAAAATATGCTTGCGGGAGTCAGCGGAATTAATCTTGTGTTGCTTTTAGTGGATTCCCGTGAGGGAATAATGCCGCAAACGAAAGAACATGCGGATATATTGTCATTATTGGGAGTGGAAAACTATATAATAGTAATGACAAAGATTGACTTAGCTGAAAAAGAATACAGAGAAATCGTTAAAGAAGAGATAGAAAGCTATATTAAAGGAACTCCGCTTGATGGAAGTCCTATAATCGAAGTGGACTCTGTCAGCAAAAAAGGTATAGATACACTTCTTAAAGAGATAGATCGTAAAATTGAAAATATAGCTGAAATAAAAGAAGGAAAAAATGCACGTCTTAATGTAGATAGAGCTTTTCAGGTAAAAGGATTCGGAACTGTTGTAACGGGAACTTTGACTGAAGGTATGGTTTCTGTAGGAGATGAACTTGAAATTTATCCTGAAAATCTGAAAACGAAAGTCAGAAATATACAGGTACATAAACAGGACGTAAAGACAGCTCACACAGGACAGAGAACGGCAATAAGTCTGACAAATGTAAAAATAGATGATGTCGGGAGAGGTCGTACATTGGCGACTCCCGGTACATTAACAAAAACTTATATGCTTGATACCGAGATAAAAATAATAGATAATTCGGATTTTACTTTGGAATTATGGGACAGAGTCCGTGTTTATACGGGAACTTCCGAAGTAATGGCTAGAATCGTGCCGTTAGGCAGTGAAGTACTTGAATCGGGAAAAGGAGGATTTGCTCAACTGCGTCTGGAAGAGGAAGTTTCGGTAAAAAATTACGACAGATTTATAATAAGGACTTATTCGCCTATGATTACTGTGGGAGGAGGAGTCATTTTGGATGTTTCTCCGAAAAAACACAGCAGATTTAATGAAGAGATTTTGAATAAACTTAAAGTTCAGTCTAAAGGAAATAGTAAAGAACTTATTTCAAATTATATTTTGACAGGACATGCTTATCTCATTACTGCCGAAGAAATCGTAAAAACACTGGAACAGAGTCTTGAGAATGTTGAAAAAGATTTGGCAGAACTGGTTCAGGACGGAGCATTATACAAGACAAAAGCCGGATATATTCATGTTAAGAAATACGAAGATATTCTTGAGAAAGTTTCGACTTTGGTAGGAGATTACCATAAGAAATTCAGATTAAAAAGAGGTATATCTAAAGCAGAATTATTTTCAAAATTTAAAATTAATCAAAAAGAATTGGCTGTAATAATTGATTTATTTGTGAGTAATAATGTCCTTAAAATTCAAAATAATTTTATTTCTTTATATGATTTTGAAGTTAAATATGACGCGAATCAGTTGAAAGAAAAAAATAATATAGAAAAAATACTTTTGGAAAGTAAGTTTACTCCGCCGAATATAAAAGACCTGACAAAAAATAATAAAGGACTTAATGAACTGCTGAGTTCACTGGCGGGGGATACAATTATAATATTAAATGAAGATATTGCAATACATGTTAAAACTTTTGAAGAAGCTAAAAATAAGGTCTTAAAGCATTTTGAAAATAATAAAAAATTGACATTGGCTGAATTTCGTGATTTTACAGGCTCAAGCAGAAAATATTCTCTGCCTATTTTGGAATATATGGATAAACAGGGAATTACCAAAAGAGTGGAAGATTACAGGGTTTTAGGAAAATAACAAACGGGAGAAGATTATGAACGAATTATTATCAAAAATACCGTCTATAAATAAAATTCTTTTGACGGAAGAGCTTAAGCAATTATTGGAAGAATATCCTGAAATATTTGTAAAAGATATTGTAAAAAAAGAAGCGGAAGATATAAAAAATGACATTTTGATGTCAAGTATAAAAGAAGTTCCCTCAATGGAAGAAATCGTTGAAAGAGTGTCGTTTCAAGTGAAAAAGAAAGACAGGCTTTCTTTAAGACGGGTAATAAATGCCACAGGAACTATATTGCATACGAATTTGGGACGTAGTCTTTTAAGTGAACATGTAAAAGAAAATTTAACAGAAATAGCTTTTAATTATTCAAATTTGGAATTTAATATTGATGAAAAAGCGAGAGGAAGCCGTTACACTCATTTAATCGACATTATAAAACGTCTGACAGGAGCGGAAGATGTACTTGTTGTAAACAATAACGCGGCTGCTGTACTTTTAACGTTGAACACACTTACTAAAGGCAAAGAAATTGTTGTTTCCAGAGGAGAACTTGTGGAAATCGGAGGAGCTTTCCGTATTCCCGAGATCATCAAATTAAGCGGAGGAATTTCCTGCGAAATAGGGACTACAAATAAAACACATTTGAAAGACTATGAAAACGCTATTAATGAAAATACGGGAGTATTATTGAAAGTGCATACAAGCAACTACAAAATATCAGGATTTACGAAGTCTGTAACTTACGAGGAAGTTGCTGCTTTGGCTCACGAAAAAGGCCTGATAGCAATAAATGACCTGGGAAGCGGACAGTTTGTGGATTTTCGACCTTACGGATTGCCTTATGAGCCTACTGTAAAAGAAGTTTTAGACAGCGGTATGGATATAGTTACATTCAGCGGAGATAAACTTCTCGGAGGACCTCAGGCGGGAATAATTGTAGGGAAAAAGAAATATATAGAAGAAATGAAAAAAAATCAGCTTACACGGGCATTGCGTGTGGATAAAATGACTATTGCCACACTGGAAGCGACACTTAAACTTTATCTTGATGAAAAAACTGCATTGGAAGAAATACCTACGCTGAATATGATTTCGACTTCTGTGGAAAAATTGAGAGAAAAAGCTGAAAAATTTACGGAAATTATAAAAAGATCCCGATTCGTTGTGGAAATAATAGAAGATAAGGCTGAAGTAGGCGGAGGAAGTTATCCTGGAAGTCAGCTTGAAAGTATTGCGGTAAAACTTACTCATAGGGAAAAAACTTCCACTGAAATAGAAAGGATTCTCCTTTCTGAAGATATTCCGATAATTACCCGTATCAAAGAAAACAGCATTATTCTGGATATGAGAACATTGAGAGAAAATGAGTTTGGGTTGGTAGCGGGGAGTCTTGATAAAATATAGAAATTCATTTTCAAAAAAGGAGAAAAAATGCATAAAGAATTTGCAGAAATTTATGATGTTTTTATGAAACATGTAGATTATAAAGGTTGGTACAAATTTCTCAGGAGTTATATAAAAAATAAAGGAGAAGTTCTTGATTTGGGGTGCGGAACAGGAGAATTTATTTACAGATTTCTGAAAGACGGATTTTCTGTTAAGGGAGTAGATATATCAGAAGATATGTTGAGGATTTCCAAGAAAAAAATCGAAAGCAAAAATCTGAAAAATAATAATTACGAGCTTATAAAAGAAGATATTGTGAATTATGAGAACAACTCAGAAGCGGATTATATTATTTGTAATTTTGATACTGTAAATTATTTGGAAAATGAAAGAGAATTTGAAAAATTTCTTGAAAAGTCCAATAAAAACTTGAAAAAAGATGGATATTTAATATTTGATATTGTAACTGAAGAAGTATTTGAGGAAATATTTGAAAACGGAATATTTTTGGACGAAGAACCCGAATATACAAGTATATGGCGATATGAGCAGTTAAGTGAGAAAAAATATTTTGTAGAAATAGATTTATTTATAAGACAGGATAAAAATGATAATTTATTCAGAAAATATAATGAGCAGCACAATAAACACATATATGAGCCTGAATGGATAGTGGAAATTGCAAGGAAAAAAGGCTTTGAAATATTTGATACAGCGAAAAATCCTGAATTTGGAGAAAGCAGAATCTTTTTTGTATTTAAGAAATTATAGACAGGAGTGTATTAAAAAATGAAAGAAGAAAAAAGCTATATCGAATTGGAAAAAGAAAGAGAAAAATCCGAATGGAAAAGCGAAGAAACAGAAATTGTAAACAGTGTTGATATTTCGGATGGTAAAAAAGAAATTGTCAAATATTCTACAGTAACTTATAAAAATATGGTTAAGTGGATAGTAGGTATTGTGATAGGTCTTGTTCTGATTCCTTTTACAGATTGGGGTATGTTTATTACAGTGTTTTCGATAGTAATGTGTATTCCTATATTGCTTACGATTTTATTTAACGGTATAAAAACTGTAGAACTTAGAGATCACACTTTTATATTCAGTGATGAGAAAAAAGAAAGAGAATATAAATCTTTGGAATATTTTATTTTGACTACATATTCGGGAGATTTTTTGGCATACAGAGATTATAAAGGATATTGGCTGAAAATTCCTATGATTGCTTTTAATTCAAGTTTGATGAAAAATTTTCTTAAAAATTATTTAATGGATAAATTGCCTGTTTCCAAAGGAAATTTAGATTCTGAAGGAGAAGAAGTCTTTTATATCAGAGATGAAGAAGATATAAAAGCCGATTATCGTAAAAGAGAGGTGTTCGGAAAACACAGGGTCAGAGTACACCGTGCAATGAGAAACGGTTCAGTTCCTCTTAAAAGACTTCAGCAAATTGCAAACAATTTATATGAAAGTGAAAACAGGATAATAATAAAAAAAGAAGCTTTAATAATAAACGGAAATTCATACAGATGGGAAAAACTGCAACCTGTAAAATTATCAAAAACGTATGGAGGAATTTTAGAAATAAAAACGAAAGACGAAGAGACAGTTTTTTCGTCAAGAACTACGGCAATAACGAGAGTTCCGTTGTTTGAAGCATTGTATAATTCAATGGTAAAATAAAATTTTAAATCGGGAGTAAATTATGAGTAATAAATCTAATAAGAAAAAAATGGAGGAAATGACTGAAAGAGAAAAAAAACTCTATGAGTTGGAAAAAAAGTTGGGAAGACATGACGAAGAAAAAGAGGCTAAAAAGAAAAAAGACAGATTGCTGTTAAAATATTTTCTTATAGCGACTAATATGATTTATACTCTGGCAGGACCTATATTATTAATGTTGGGATTATACCTTTTGCTTGAAAAATTTGTTTTTAAGGATAAGCAGCCGATTGTACTGATTGTATTATTGGTATTAGGAGCTTTTGCAGGTTATTGGACACTGATAAGACAGGTACTGGATACAAAATAAATATTTTAGGAGTAGTAATGCTGAAAGATTTACCCGAATTAATAAAAAAAATTTATGTTACTTCATTATTCTTAACTGCAATATCTCTAATTGCAGGAATTATATTTAGAAGGTCGGAATTGTATTTAGGTTTTTTTACAGGTTCTGTAATTTCCATGGTAAATATTTATCTGACAATCAGAGGAGCCTATAAAGCGGTGTATCACAGAAATAAAAGCCGATTAGGAAGTATGATTGAATATTTAAAAAGAATAGTTATATATTGTGCAGGAATGTATTTGGTTATATTTATAAGTAAAAGATATTTCAATAGCCGTATTACAGGAAATATAATAGCTACAGGATTGGGCTTTTTGAATTTCAAAATTTCTATATTGTTATCTGCTTTTTTAACGAAAAAACGGTAAAAAACAGCCAACTAAAATTTGCAAAATGATAATGATTGGAGTATAATAAGATTTAGAGTTATAATTTTGTTGACAAATTAAAGAGGAACAGGAGGTAAAGATGTTTAAAAAAGTAACAGTTTTTGTATTGTTATTGGTAGGATTGACACTTGTCGTTAATTTGATATTATCATTAATTTCGACTTTCCTTCCTGTAAAATTTGTAATGCCGGAAAGTTTAATAGAAGCACCGACATATTACAATTTTGTAATAGGAAGCGTGAATATATCTATCAGTCAGACAGTATTAAATACGTGGGCGATTATGGCTTTACTTGCATTTATAGTAAAGAAAGGAACGGATAAGTTAAGCACGACAAATCCGGGTAAATTGCAAATTATTCTTGAGGAATATTATCATTTTATAGAAAATATGTTTTTGGGAACGTTCGGAAAGTATAAGAAAAAATTTATGCCTTTTTTCTCGGCATTGTTTGCATTTATACTTTTTTCCAATTTGAGTTTATTCCTATTTCCATTTATTATAACGGTAACTAAAGGAAAAAACGGAGGATTTGACGTAAAACCTTTCTTCAGAACTCCTACTGCGGATCCTAATACGACAATAGGTTTATCTCTTGTAGTAGTAGTTTTGTTTGTGTCCATAGCTATAAAAAGAGGCGGAATAACGGGATATATAAAAAGTCTGATGCACCCCGCATGGTTTATGCTTCCGATAAATATAGTCGGAGAATTGTCAAAACCGCTTAATACATCAATGAGATTGTTCGGGAATATGTTTGCCGGACTTGTAATTGCCGGACTTATGTACAGTCTTGCAAGAGGGCATTTTTCTCTCTCGGTAGGTTGGCCGGGAATATTACAATTGTATTTTGACGGTTTTGTCGGAATGATACAGGCATTCGTATTTACAGTGCTTTCCTCAGTTTATGTGGGAGAAGTTTTAGGCGAAGATGTCGAAGAAGAAAACTAATAAAAACAAAAAATAAATATTAAAATTTAGGAGGATAAAAATGGAAGGATTAGTACAGGCAGCAGCATTGTTAGGTGCAGGAATAGCAGCGATAGGGGGAATAGGAGCAGGTTTGGGACAAGGAATGGCTACAGCTTATGCGGTTGAAGCAGTTTCAAGACAGCCTGAAGCAAAACAGGATATTATGCAGACTTTGATTATAGGACTTGCGATTACAGAGTCCACAGGGATTTATGCTTTAGTAATATCGTTCTTATTGATATTCTTGAAGGGATAGTCAAGATTAAATTATTGAAAATTATAAAAATTGAAATTCCGAAAAATATTTAAGGAGAAAAAGATGTCAGAAGGATCAAACTTAATAAATATAGATTTTACAATGGCTATCCAAATAATAAATTTTCTAATATTGGTGTATATTTTTTGGAAAGTTTTTGCAAAAAAAATTGAAAAAGTAATAGAAGAAAGAAAACATTTGGCTTTATCCGAAATGGAGATTGTAGAAAAGGAAAAAGAGAAACTTGAAGAGCAAAAAACCGCTTCGGAAAAATTGAAAAAAGAATCTAAAAGAAGAGCTAATGAAATTCTGATTAAAGCCGAAAGACAGGCTGATGAGAGAAAAGAGCAGATTATATCCACTGCAATGACAAATAGAGAAAGAATGATGATGAAAGCTGAAGCCGATATCGAAAAAATGAGGCAGAATGCTAAATTCGAACTTCAGAAAGAAGTCGGAGAAATGGCACTTGAGCTTGCAGAAAAAATTATAAAAGAAAATATAAAAGACAAAGAAGATGAAATAATCGATAATTTTATTGATGAAATAGGAGATTAATATTATGGACAAAAGCGGAATTGCTAAAAGATATGCTTCGGCTATTTATGATATAGCAAAGTCTTCCAATAAAATCAGCGAAATTCGTGAAGTTTTGAGTCTGATGATGGAAAAATACGAAGAAGAAGAAGAATTTAAAAAATATTTGTCCGATCCTGTTATAACAGTAGAGGAAAAAGAAGATTTTTTGAAAAGAGCCTTTGATTTTGTAAGTGAAGAAGCGTTGAGAATAGTTAATTACATAGTAAAAAAAGGAAGATTATCCTTAATTCCTTATATAAAAGAAGAATTTTTGAAAATATATTATACTGAAAATGATAAACTTCCGATAACTGCAATATTTGCTAAAGAGTTGTCCGAAGAGCAGAAAGATAAATTAATAAAAAAATTGGAATCAAAATATAAAAAAAAGGTAGTTTTGAATGTTAAAGTCGATGAAAGCCTTATAGGAGGCGGGATTGTCAAAATAAGAAATGAAGTTATAGACGGTTCTATAAAACATCAGATAGAGGCTTTGAAAAAAACGATCTAAAAATTGGAGGTGCTTTTTCTTGAGGATCAAACCAGAAGAAGTAAGTAAAATAATTCGTACAGAAATTGAAAATTATAAAAAAACTCTTGATATTTCCAATACAGGAACAGTACTGGAAGTAGGAGACGGAATAGCAAGAATATACGGACTTAATAATGCCATGTCGGGAGAGTTGCTTGAATTTGAGAACGGCACAACAGGAATGGTATTGAACTTGGAAGAAAATAATATAGGAGCCGTGATTTTCGGGGAAACAAGGGGAATAAAGGAAGGCGGAATTGTAAAAGGAACAGGAAAAATTGCTCAGGTTCCCGCAGGAGAAGAAATACTCGGAAGAGTAGTAAACTCACTGGGAGAACCTATAGACGGAAAAGGTTCGATAACTGCCGAAAAATATATGGATATTGAAAGTCCTGCTTACGGTATCATTGACAGAAAACCTGTAAGTGAACCTTTGCAGACAGGTATAAAAGCCATAGACGGAATGGTACCCATAGGTAGAGGACAGAGGGAGTTAATAATAGGCGACAGACAGACAGGAAAAACGGCAATAGCTATAGATGCAATAATAAATCAGAAATCAAATGACGTATATTGTATTTATGTTGCGATAGGTCAGAAGAGATCTACTGTTGCTCAGATTTATAAAAAGCTTGAAGAAGAAGGGGCTATGGAATATACTACAATAGTAGCGGCAACAGCTTCCGAAGCGGCACCTTTACAATACCTGGCACCTTATGCCGGAGTTGCAATGGCTGAATACTTTATGTTACAGGGAAAACATGTATTGATAGTATATGATGATCTATCCAAACACGCAGTGTCTTATAGAGAAATGTCGTTATTACTTAGAAGACCTCCGGGAAGGGAAGCATATCCGGGAGACGTATTCTATCTGCATTCGAGATTATTGGAAAGAGCGGCTAAATTAAGCGATGAATTGGGAGGCGGTTCGATTACTGCATTGCCTATCGTTGAAACAAAAGCGGGAGATATATCCGCTTATATTCCTACAAATGTTATATCTATAACAGACGGACAGATATTCCTTGAAACGGATTTGTTTAATTCAGGATTCAGACCGGCAATAAATCCGGGAGTATCAGTGTCTAGGGTTGGAGGAAGTGCACAAATAAAAGCAATGAAACAGGTTTCTTCAAAAGTGAAAATCGAGCTTGCCCAATATAACGAACTTCTGGCTTTTGCTCAATTCGGCTCTGATCTTGATAAAGCTACAAGGGATCAGTTAAACAGAGGAGCGAAAATAATGGAAGTGTTGAAACAGAAACAGTACAATCCATATAAAGTCGAAGAAGAAGTGGTATCGTTTTACTGTGTAACTAACGGATATTTCGATGATGTTCCTACTGAAAAAGTAAGTAATTTTGAACATGATTTGATAGACAGTTTGAGAACAAACAGTGAAATTTTGAATAAAATAAGAGAAGAAGAAAAATTGAACGATGAAGTGAAAAAAGAGCTGGATGAATATATAGTAGGCTATAAACAGGATTATGTATGGTAAGTAGGTGTGATGTATGGCTGCAAATATGAAAGAAATAAAAGAAAGAATCGATAGTGTAAGAAATACTAGTCAAATTACCAATGCAATGAATATAGTTTCATCTACGAAATTCAAAAGATTTCAGGAATTGACTTTGAAATCGAGAAGTTATTCGGATACTCTCGATATAGCCTTTGACAATCTTGTTGCCAGTTTGACGGGGAAAAAGCATGTTATATTTGACGGAAAGCCCGAAGTTGAAAGAATAGGAATTGTAATAATGACTTCGGACAGAGGACTTTGCGGAAGTTTTAACACAAATATGCTGAGAAGAATGGAAGAGATGATAAAAGACTTCAAAAAAGAAAATAAAGAAGTCAGTGTGATAACTATCGGTAAAAAAGCGAGAGATTACTGTAAAAGTAAGAATATATCCGTAGACAGTGAATATGTTCAGCTTATTCCTGAAACGATGTTTGAAAAAGCTAAGAGAATCAGTGAAGATATAGTTGAATTTTATTTGAATGATTTTTACGATGAAGTGTATTTACTATATTCAAAATTTGTTTCGGCAATAGAATACAATGTTCAGCTTGAAAAAATACTTCCTATAGAGAAAAAAGAAGGGCTTCCTACACAGGAATACATCTTTGAGCCTTCTGAAGACGAAGTGTTGAGAGCATTTATTCCTAAAGTTTTGAATATAAAACTGTATCAGGCTTTGCTTGAAAGCTCGGCGAGTGAACATTCTGCCAGAATGGGAGCGATGAGACAGGCAAATGATAATGCCGACGAAATGATAAAGAAATTGACAGTTCAATATAACAGAGAAAGACAGGGATAGATTACTCAGGAATTGTCCGAAATTGTCGGAGGCTCTGAAGCCTTAAAGTAGAAAAAGGAGGTTTATAACTTGGAAAATAAAGGAACACTGGTTCAGGTAATCGGACCGGTTGTAGATGTAAGATTTCCGGATAAATTGCCGGATATATACAATGCACTGGAAATACATACCGAAGACGGCAAAAAAATTGTTGCAGAAGTTCATTCTCACGTGGGAAATAACGTTGTGAGAGCGATTGCAATGTCGGGAACTGACGGATTGAGAAGAGGTATGGAAGTAATAGATAAAGAAGGACCTATTCAGGTGCCTGTGGGAAGAAAAACGTTAGGGAGAATATTTAACGTGCTTGGAGAAACTGTGGATGCCGGAGAGGAATTAATTCCTGATGCGGTAGATTCCATACATAAAGAAGCTCCTTCTTTTGAAAGTCAGGGAACTGATTCGGAAATTCTTGAAACAGGAATAAAAGTAGTGGACTTATTGGCTCCTTATCTTAAAGGAGGAAAAATAGGACTGTTTGGAGGAGCGGGAGTAGGAAAAACCGTTCTGATACAGGAACTTATCAATAATATTGCCAAAGGGCATGGAGGACTTTCGGTATTTGCAGGTGTCGGAGAAAGAACGAGAGAAGGTCGGGACTTGTATAACGAAATGAAAGAAAGCGGAGTTTTGAATAAAACTGCATTAGTTTACGGACAAATGAACGAGCCGCCGGGAGCAAGACTTAGAGTAGCTCTTACAGCACTTACTATGGCGGAATATTTCAGGGATAAAGAAGGACAAAACGTTCTATTGTTTATAGATAATATATTCAGATTTACTCAGGCAGGAGCGGAAGTGTCGGCATTGCTT belongs to Pseudoleptotrichia goodfellowii and includes:
- the atpG gene encoding ATP synthase F1 subunit gamma encodes the protein MAANMKEIKERIDSVRNTSQITNAMNIVSSTKFKRFQELTLKSRSYSDTLDIAFDNLVASLTGKKHVIFDGKPEVERIGIVIMTSDRGLCGSFNTNMLRRMEEMIKDFKKENKEVSVITIGKKARDYCKSKNISVDSEYVQLIPETMFEKAKRISEDIVEFYLNDFYDEVYLLYSKFVSAIEYNVQLEKILPIEKKEGLPTQEYIFEPSEDEVLRAFIPKVLNIKLYQALLESSASEHSARMGAMRQANDNADEMIKKLTVQYNRERQG
- the atpD gene encoding F0F1 ATP synthase subunit beta translates to MENKGTLVQVIGPVVDVRFPDKLPDIYNALEIHTEDGKKIVAEVHSHVGNNVVRAIAMSGTDGLRRGMEVIDKEGPIQVPVGRKTLGRIFNVLGETVDAGEELIPDAVDSIHKEAPSFESQGTDSEILETGIKVVDLLAPYLKGGKIGLFGGAGVGKTVLIQELINNIAKGHGGLSVFAGVGERTREGRDLYNEMKESGVLNKTALVYGQMNEPPGARLRVALTALTMAEYFRDKEGQNVLLFIDNIFRFTQAGAEVSALLGRMPSAVGYQPNLATEMGTLQERITSTSSGSITSVQAVYVPADDLTDPAPATTFAHLDATTVLSRSIASLGIYPAVDPLDSTSRILEPEIVGNEHYKVARETQRVLQRYKELQDIIAILGMDELSDEDKLIVNRARKIQRFFSQPFSVAEQFTGMKGKYVPLRETIRGFKEILEGLHDDLPEQAFLYVGGIDEVVAKSRELLGE